A part of Paraburkholderia azotifigens genomic DNA contains:
- a CDS encoding DUF5131 family protein, with amino-acid sequence MSGGQSKIEWTERTWNPTVGCTKLSQGCKNCYAEGMAHRLQAMGTPGYENGFHLTLLENRLDEPLNRAKPTVYFVNSMSDLFHQSVPDLYITRVFDTIRACPQHTFQILTKRAERLASYCGRNDIPTNAWLGVSVEDKRHGVPRIDHLRQVQAGIRFLSVEPLLEDLGKLDLRNIDWVIVGGESGPKARPMKSGWVERVKVQCEKQGVLFFFKQWGGWGADGVRRSKKANGRLFDGQTWDAMPDPMALA; translated from the coding sequence ATGAGCGGCGGACAGAGCAAGATTGAGTGGACAGAGCGGACGTGGAATCCAACCGTTGGCTGCACGAAGCTGTCGCAAGGATGCAAGAACTGCTATGCGGAGGGTATGGCTCATCGGTTGCAGGCGATGGGTACGCCCGGCTACGAAAACGGCTTCCACCTGACGCTGCTGGAGAACCGGCTGGACGAGCCTTTGAACAGAGCAAAGCCGACGGTCTACTTCGTCAACTCCATGTCTGACCTTTTTCATCAGTCGGTGCCAGATTTGTACATCACGCGGGTTTTTGACACGATACGGGCGTGTCCTCAACACACCTTCCAGATACTCACGAAGCGCGCGGAGCGGCTCGCAAGTTACTGTGGGCGTAATGATATTCCGACCAACGCCTGGCTGGGGGTGTCTGTGGAAGACAAGCGGCATGGCGTCCCACGTATTGACCATTTGCGCCAGGTGCAAGCCGGTATCCGCTTTCTTTCGGTCGAGCCGTTACTCGAGGACCTTGGGAAACTGGACCTGCGCAACATTGACTGGGTTATAGTAGGCGGTGAGTCGGGACCCAAGGCGCGTCCGATGAAGTCCGGATGGGTCGAACGGGTGAAGGTTCAGTGTGAGAAGCAAGGTGTCCTCTTCTTTTTCAAGCAGTGGGGCGGCTGGGGCGCTGACGGCGTCCGACGTTCCAAGAAAGCTAACGGTCGACTGTTTGATGGTCAGACTTGGGACGCGATGCCGGACCCGATGGCTTTGGCATAG
- a CDS encoding caspase family protein, whose protein sequence is MTYIVEPPTGDTTPGIHILLIGVDRYEYLHEEDGTHRELGAGFSVLDAPTHSCKLLGEWFANGNLRNRGFTVKSVDVLASRAAGAADVTTTDYEQPTFGNVRKAIERWYKLGQLSPDNLLVFYFCGHGMRHSEGNHSLLCSDFGAHDLAPFDHAIHYEGLERGMRTCAANRQLFLLDTCRAPLPAFTNNFTEFGNAIVARRAPDDLGAVSQSVLWATAGGAQAWVLYGAPSVFATTFIQSMKGGAAIYDARSEGMVATASSIQYAMAQYLAVVTGVDQEPESGQPVGKTFTLHKFGDDFSIPVVVRCDPDEYSAGASLSCQDASGIDVKTRQPYATEPDHRWILDLSPGSYTFHAACNLSTPCQGTVTKDARPPIAVVRIPME, encoded by the coding sequence ATGACCTATATTGTCGAACCACCGACCGGGGACACTACACCCGGAATTCACATCCTGCTAATTGGTGTCGATAGATACGAATACCTGCATGAGGAAGATGGTACGCATAGGGAACTAGGCGCGGGCTTTAGCGTGCTGGATGCACCGACTCATTCTTGCAAACTGTTAGGTGAATGGTTTGCCAATGGCAACCTCCGTAACCGAGGATTCACTGTCAAGAGCGTGGACGTTCTCGCGTCCCGCGCAGCGGGCGCCGCAGACGTTACGACCACCGATTATGAGCAACCGACGTTTGGCAACGTCCGGAAAGCCATTGAGCGTTGGTACAAACTCGGACAGCTGTCGCCAGACAACCTTCTTGTCTTCTATTTCTGCGGCCACGGAATGCGACATTCGGAAGGGAATCACAGTCTGCTCTGCTCGGATTTCGGAGCCCACGATCTCGCACCTTTTGACCACGCGATACACTACGAAGGCCTCGAACGGGGAATGCGGACGTGTGCCGCAAATCGCCAACTATTCTTGCTGGATACCTGTCGAGCGCCTTTACCAGCGTTCACCAATAACTTCACCGAATTCGGGAACGCAATCGTTGCACGGCGCGCTCCAGACGATCTCGGGGCGGTTTCGCAGTCGGTTTTGTGGGCAACCGCCGGTGGTGCGCAAGCATGGGTACTATATGGCGCCCCCTCGGTCTTCGCAACCACGTTCATTCAGAGTATGAAGGGAGGCGCAGCGATTTATGACGCCCGTAGTGAAGGCATGGTGGCGACGGCTTCAAGCATCCAGTACGCCATGGCGCAGTATCTCGCTGTAGTGACAGGAGTCGACCAGGAGCCCGAATCTGGCCAACCCGTTGGCAAGACGTTCACATTGCACAAGTTTGGGGACGATTTCAGCATACCTGTTGTGGTCCGTTGTGACCCTGACGAATATTCGGCGGGCGCATCGCTGTCCTGCCAAGACGCGTCCGGAATAGACGTCAAGACGCGGCAACCATATGCGACGGAGCCCGATCATCGCTGGATTCTTGATCTCTCTCCTGGTAGCTACACGTTCCATGCCGCGTGCAATCTCTCAACGCCATGCCAGGGTACCGTTACGAAAGATGCTCGTCCGCCAATCGCCGTAGTCAGAATCCCGATGGAGTAG
- a CDS encoding ComEC/Rec2 family competence protein, giving the protein MSLKNKESIFRLRVLAAGNGDALWIEYGDSNTPQHILVDAGTQGTSTAVRAELRKVAKADASTSHRLLVITHVDEDHIGGALALMEDPAIASQFDEVWFNGWKHLEQAPGLRSLGAVMGERLSAALEKAPGRWNASFSDGPVMRNLDGAACTKLFGAATLTILSPSAEELRKLKGKWAAEIIAAGLVPGALPRKATLGPPGLVPLGGIDVDRLAGQQEKEDTAEANGSSIAMLVEFEGKRLLLAADAHPSVLLAGIRQVATAGKLTVDVFKVAHHGSAKNVTDELLQALEAKVFVFSSNGSRHHHPDAQAVAKIIRAYKDRDIELVFNYETQYTRVWKDAALQRKWGYRVRYGNNDEGVTVDLLDCPA; this is encoded by the coding sequence ATGAGCTTAAAAAATAAGGAAAGCATTTTTCGCCTGCGCGTGCTCGCCGCTGGAAACGGAGATGCGCTCTGGATTGAGTATGGCGATTCCAACACCCCTCAGCATATCCTGGTCGATGCGGGCACCCAAGGTACCTCGACGGCCGTTCGAGCAGAGTTGAGGAAGGTAGCAAAAGCCGACGCGTCGACGAGCCACAGGCTACTAGTCATAACCCATGTTGACGAGGATCACATCGGAGGCGCGCTTGCGTTGATGGAGGATCCCGCCATCGCCAGTCAGTTTGATGAGGTCTGGTTTAACGGTTGGAAGCATCTGGAGCAAGCGCCGGGTTTGCGTTCGTTGGGAGCAGTGATGGGAGAGCGCTTGAGCGCAGCTCTCGAAAAGGCGCCCGGTCGATGGAACGCTTCGTTTTCCGACGGTCCGGTTATGCGCAACCTTGATGGAGCGGCGTGCACGAAGCTTTTCGGGGCTGCCACGCTAACAATTCTGTCGCCCAGTGCGGAGGAACTCCGCAAGCTCAAAGGCAAATGGGCGGCGGAGATTATTGCCGCTGGTTTGGTACCGGGAGCCCTGCCGAGGAAAGCGACGCTGGGCCCACCCGGGTTGGTGCCACTGGGCGGGATTGACGTAGACCGCTTGGCCGGCCAGCAGGAGAAGGAGGACACGGCCGAAGCGAACGGGAGTTCCATTGCCATGCTCGTCGAATTTGAAGGAAAGAGGCTTCTTCTCGCCGCCGACGCTCATCCATCCGTGTTACTGGCGGGCATCCGGCAGGTCGCTACCGCGGGCAAGCTCACGGTCGATGTGTTTAAGGTTGCGCACCATGGCAGCGCTAAAAACGTAACCGATGAGCTGCTCCAGGCGCTCGAGGCGAAGGTCTTTGTCTTCTCCTCAAACGGTTCACGTCATCATCATCCTGATGCACAGGCTGTCGCGAAGATCATACGAGCGTACAAGGACCGCGACATAGAACTCGTCTTTAACTATGAAACGCAATATACGCGGGTCTGGAAAGACGCAGCCCTGCAGCGAAAGTGGGGCTACCGGGTTCGATATGGAAACAACGACGAAGGGGTGACCGTCGATCTTCTCGATTGTCCCGCCTGA
- a CDS encoding H-NS family nucleoid-associated regulatory protein: MATLEKLQSQIAKLQARANELISRQSSVGIAKIRDIMEKHGLTIADIDAHIAGNERGGQPQQKVSVASTASLPKYRNPKTGATWTGHGRAPAWIASAKDRNRFLTERGEGAAPTGPAAKRVGNYPTGPQPAKYRDPKTGATWSGRGRAPAWLAGVKDLSSFLIDGSPETSESTTAGPAKTRGMKKGVNAARTQAIGKKAAATKKPAVKKTVAKAEIAAKPATKKVSATPVKTAAKKAAAKRVAAQKAAAKGSTVTRKAAKKVAVKSAAKVAEPAVETPAALTGETATADA; encoded by the coding sequence ATGGCAACACTCGAAAAACTGCAATCGCAAATCGCGAAACTGCAGGCTCGTGCGAATGAACTGATCTCCAGGCAATCCTCAGTCGGGATCGCGAAGATTCGTGACATCATGGAAAAGCATGGTTTGACTATCGCCGATATAGATGCACATATCGCGGGAAACGAACGGGGCGGTCAGCCACAGCAAAAAGTCAGCGTCGCTTCCACCGCATCGCTTCCCAAATACCGCAATCCAAAAACTGGCGCCACATGGACCGGGCATGGCCGTGCGCCCGCTTGGATTGCTTCGGCGAAGGACCGTAACCGATTTCTGACAGAAAGGGGCGAAGGGGCTGCTCCTACTGGCCCAGCAGCGAAGCGTGTTGGCAATTATCCGACGGGGCCTCAGCCGGCAAAGTATCGCGACCCGAAAACTGGCGCCACCTGGAGCGGTCGCGGTCGTGCACCGGCGTGGCTGGCTGGCGTAAAAGATTTGTCCTCGTTCTTGATTGACGGAAGTCCTGAAACGTCGGAATCGACAACCGCTGGTCCGGCGAAAACTCGCGGCATGAAGAAAGGCGTGAACGCAGCGCGGACACAAGCGATCGGGAAGAAAGCTGCTGCAACAAAGAAGCCTGCTGTGAAAAAGACGGTAGCGAAGGCGGAAATTGCAGCTAAACCGGCGACGAAAAAGGTGTCGGCGACTCCGGTGAAGACAGCCGCGAAGAAAGCGGCTGCGAAGAGGGTGGCGGCACAAAAAGCGGCTGCAAAGGGATCGACCGTCACTCGTAAGGCGGCAAAGAAGGTCGCTGTGAAGAGTGCAGCGAAGGTCGCGGAACCCGCGGTGGAGACGCCGGCGGCCCTTACCGGTGAAACTGCGACGGCGGACGCGTAA